In Thermococcus camini, a genomic segment contains:
- a CDS encoding CBS domain-containing protein: MEVESALERFHSLKLADIMPRFETMPVVTADSDILSVLKILRTRHHVWVVESRENMKLVGVIRYIDVIDVLLPPEAHRFKLGMTSKTMKSMLGGATRAEDVAERHVLTVEEDATVLDALTKMRKYRIQVLAVVKDGRLVGEVSLRILIDELLRLLRVGGAQWKA, from the coding sequence ATGGAAGTCGAGTCCGCCCTTGAGAGATTCCACTCACTTAAACTGGCCGACATAATGCCGAGATTCGAAACGATGCCCGTGGTGACGGCCGATTCTGACATCCTCAGCGTCCTCAAGATACTCAGAACCAGACACCATGTCTGGGTGGTAGAGAGCAGGGAAAACATGAAGCTGGTCGGGGTTATCCGCTACATAGACGTCATAGACGTCCTTCTGCCGCCTGAAGCTCACAGGTTCAAGCTGGGAATGACGAGCAAAACCATGAAATCTATGCTCGGCGGAGCTACAAGGGCGGAAGACGTTGCGGAGAGGCACGTGCTGACGGTGGAGGAAGACGCCACAGTCCTTGATGCTCTCACAAAGATGCGTAAATACCGGATTCAGGTGCTGGCGGTCGTAAAGGACGGCAGGCTGGTGGGAGAGGTGAGTCTGCGCATACTGATAGACGAACTCCTGAGACTGCTCCGGGTAGGTGGTGCCCAATGGAAAGCGTGA
- the speB gene encoding agmatinase, translating to MDFLYTCETLKLEFPLAEPEEAKFVILGVPFDGTTSFKPGARFGPTLIRHATLNLESYILDYDVDIAEFPIADIGDVAVVAGDPRKTADRVMETIKELKRVNPSATPILLGGEHSQTLGAVEALKPASYVVFDAHLDLRESYEDNPYNHACVARRISELGVREAMFGIRSGTREEVEYAEREGIAWVHARDYDFEAFVELVKPLPEPIYLSVDIDVFDLSLVPSTGTPEAGGLGFWDVVEAVEWLVENKRIAGFDIMEVAGSELGDVTALTAAKLLFYFIGAMGTRRP from the coding sequence ATGGACTTCCTGTACACCTGCGAGACGCTTAAGCTTGAATTTCCACTTGCTGAGCCTGAAGAGGCCAAATTTGTTATCCTGGGAGTACCCTTCGACGGAACGACCAGCTTCAAGCCCGGGGCGAGGTTCGGGCCAACCCTCATCAGGCACGCAACGCTCAACCTCGAGAGCTACATCCTCGACTACGACGTAGATATAGCCGAATTCCCCATAGCAGACATAGGCGACGTTGCAGTTGTCGCCGGCGACCCCCGTAAGACCGCGGACAGAGTGATGGAGACCATCAAGGAGCTCAAGCGCGTCAACCCCAGCGCCACCCCGATACTCCTGGGCGGCGAGCACTCCCAGACCCTGGGGGCGGTTGAGGCGCTTAAGCCGGCCAGCTACGTCGTCTTCGATGCACACCTTGACCTTCGCGAGAGCTACGAGGACAACCCCTACAACCACGCCTGCGTGGCTAGGAGAATAAGCGAGCTGGGAGTCAGGGAGGCGATGTTTGGAATAAGGAGCGGCACGAGGGAGGAGGTCGAGTACGCGGAGAGGGAAGGCATAGCCTGGGTTCACGCGAGGGACTACGACTTCGAAGCCTTCGTTGAGCTGGTGAAGCCTCTCCCGGAGCCTATCTACCTCTCGGTTGATATCGATGTGTTCGACCTTTCCCTGGTTCCATCCACCGGAACCCCCGAAGCCGGGGGTTTGGGGTTCTGGGATGTTGTCGAAGCCGTTGAGTGGCTCGTGGAGAACAAGAGGATAGCAGGTTTTGATATAATGGAGGTCGCGGGGAGCGAGCTTGGTGACGTTACCGCGCTGACGGCGGCAAAGCTGCTGTTCTACTTCATAGGAGCAATGGGAACGAGAAGGCCCTGA
- a CDS encoding translation initiation factor IF-5A has product MGDKTKVQVSKLKPGRYILIDGEPCRIGNITVSSPGKHGSAKARIEAVGIFDGKVRSIVKPTSAEVDVPIIDKRTAQIIAMTPDTVQIMDMETYELFDIPIEGGVADEVKDQLKEGINVEYWETLGRIKIMRLKGE; this is encoded by the coding sequence ATGGGAGACAAGACCAAGGTTCAGGTTAGCAAGCTCAAGCCCGGAAGGTACATCCTCATCGACGGTGAGCCCTGCAGGATCGGCAACATAACCGTTTCCTCGCCCGGAAAGCACGGTTCAGCCAAGGCCAGGATTGAGGCCGTTGGAATCTTCGACGGCAAGGTCAGGAGCATTGTCAAGCCCACCAGCGCCGAGGTTGACGTTCCGATCATCGACAAGAGAACCGCTCAGATCATCGCCATGACCCCGGACACCGTCCAGATCATGGACATGGAGACCTACGAGCTCTTCGACATCCCGATCGAGGGCGGCGTCGCTGACGAAGTTAAGGACCAGCTCAAGGAAGGCATCAATGTCGAGTACTGGGAGACCCTCGGCAGGATTAAGATAATGAGGCTCAAGGGCGAGTGA
- a CDS encoding sodium-dependent transporter has protein sequence MRKISFLMAFLIAGYVLGIWNFLVLPKYYITFGLKGFLISLIPMLVAMFLIYSEAESTKKTRYLIYELFFKISRTPALIFSLMMFLMIMLGVTTYYSSYGLALIFGMGSMYIPILALGTILLSVLMLVMAKGRTLEFISVISILFVLFALASAFMIRNQALSMVTAPQAAQYMEGAVSSITSFDLPLTMRGVLFMVVSVFISFGLGAGVYYVLGSFTPEELDLRKVLAAVFVLQIILSLAAAFTVAYSLGAAYQAYGEAFQNPNIPADESMKLFMKFNDLKDYTTNSEKSPMDSIEVFYSIPVVLRGNVPNDTTLIALLMLSLYLAGLTTIIILIEMGSQMLSEVMQLGRNQSLGFVGIIGMIVAGAMVVGDVRTMFVVVPFAVAALMAVVESYPLLSSELTHNKAVVSAVMLLLFVSGLAALYYSLTAPKMPVKIGAVLGLVLLVPVLMNGMLLKARR, from the coding sequence ATGCGAAAAATAAGCTTCCTGATGGCGTTCTTAATCGCCGGATACGTCCTTGGAATATGGAACTTCCTGGTTCTGCCGAAGTACTACATAACCTTCGGGCTCAAAGGATTCCTGATTTCACTCATCCCGATGCTGGTGGCAATGTTCCTGATATACAGCGAGGCGGAGAGCACCAAAAAGACCCGCTACCTCATATACGAGCTGTTCTTCAAGATATCCAGGACTCCCGCACTGATATTCAGCCTGATGATGTTCCTGATGATAATGCTCGGTGTCACCACCTACTACTCCTCCTACGGCCTCGCCCTCATCTTCGGAATGGGCTCGATGTACATCCCCATCCTGGCCCTCGGAACGATACTGCTCTCTGTTCTGATGCTCGTAATGGCAAAAGGCAGAACCCTTGAGTTCATCTCGGTCATCTCGATACTCTTCGTTCTTTTCGCCCTCGCTTCGGCGTTCATGATCAGGAACCAGGCGCTCAGCATGGTCACCGCGCCACAGGCGGCCCAGTACATGGAGGGTGCGGTATCCTCAATAACCTCCTTTGACCTGCCCCTGACCATGAGGGGAGTCCTCTTCATGGTCGTTTCCGTCTTCATCTCCTTCGGTCTTGGCGCGGGGGTTTACTACGTCCTGGGTAGTTTCACCCCGGAGGAGCTTGACCTTAGAAAGGTTCTCGCAGCGGTTTTCGTTCTCCAGATAATCCTGAGCCTCGCCGCGGCTTTCACCGTCGCCTACTCCCTGGGTGCCGCCTACCAGGCCTACGGTGAGGCGTTCCAGAACCCGAACATCCCCGCCGATGAATCAATGAAGCTTTTCATGAAGTTCAACGACCTCAAGGACTACACCACCAACAGCGAAAAGAGCCCGATGGACTCGATAGAGGTCTTCTACTCGATACCGGTCGTCCTGAGGGGCAACGTACCCAACGACACGACCCTCATAGCGCTCCTGATGCTGTCCCTCTACCTTGCGGGCCTCACGACCATAATCATCCTCATCGAGATGGGCAGCCAGATGCTCTCCGAGGTCATGCAGCTGGGGAGAAACCAGAGCCTGGGTTTTGTGGGCATCATCGGCATGATAGTGGCCGGCGCCATGGTGGTGGGCGACGTCAGGACGATGTTCGTTGTTGTGCCATTTGCCGTGGCGGCGCTCATGGCTGTGGTCGAGAGCTACCCGCTGCTTTCCTCCGAGCTGACGCACAATAAAGCGGTAGTCTCAGCTGTGATGCTGCTCCTATTCGTCAGCGGGCTGGCGGCCCTCTACTACTCGCTCACCGCCCCGAAGATGCCGGTGAAGATCGGTGCGGTGCTGGGTCTCGTGCTCCTCGTGCCGGTGCTCATGAACGGCATGCTGCTGAAGGCCCGCCGCTAA
- a CDS encoding 16S rRNA methyltransferase, producing MLHLVIAEAELELAPKSIVDHPAIVNHAKRRGKKPEEILLDATYHHSAIKKLPDGERRGRPDIVHICLLNALESIANKENLLRVYVHTRNDEVIYIKPETRIPRNYNRFVGLMESLFKNREVPRDLELLRIEEKSLGELVEELNPDGVFVMHEEGKPTKPRDFGKTLGGLENPLVIVGGFPHGDFRSETPWEKISIYEAPLMAWTVVNEIITNFEHWVP from the coding sequence ATGCTCCACCTGGTGATAGCTGAGGCCGAGCTTGAGCTCGCTCCCAAAAGCATAGTGGATCACCCCGCGATAGTTAACCACGCAAAGCGCAGGGGCAAAAAGCCCGAGGAAATCCTCCTCGATGCAACCTACCACCACTCAGCCATCAAAAAGCTCCCGGACGGTGAGAGGCGCGGGCGGCCGGACATAGTCCACATCTGCCTCCTCAACGCCCTCGAGAGCATAGCCAACAAAGAAAACCTGCTGAGGGTTTACGTCCACACGAGGAACGACGAGGTAATTTACATCAAGCCGGAGACGAGGATTCCGCGAAACTACAACCGCTTCGTTGGGCTGATGGAGAGCCTCTTCAAGAACCGCGAGGTTCCGAGGGACCTGGAACTGCTCCGCATTGAGGAGAAATCCCTCGGTGAGCTCGTGGAGGAGTTAAACCCCGACGGGGTATTCGTGATGCACGAGGAAGGGAAGCCCACAAAGCCAAGGGACTTTGGGAAGACACTGGGAGGGCTTGAGAACCCACTCGTCATCGTCGGCGGCTTTCCCCATGGGGATTTTAGGAGCGAAACCCCCTGGGAAAAAATAAGCATTTACGAGGCCCCGTTGATGGCCTGGACGGTTGTGAACGAGATAATCACCAACTTTGAGCATTGGGTTCCCTGA
- a CDS encoding saccharopine dehydrogenase family protein, with amino-acid sequence MKVLVLGAGNVGKAIAWDLRDEFDVHVGDVSEKRLRAVSDFATPVQVNASDFNGLVETMKNFELVVGALPGRFGYQSVRAAIKAGVDMVDVSFMPENPLELRDEAEKAQVTVIFDAGFAPGLSHILMGRIWNEIDELREGYIYVGGLPKEPRPPLYYRITWSPKDLIEEYTRPARVIRDGEVTSVDPFEEIREITVGDFEFEAFVSDGLRSLLESVRAERLEEWTLRWPGHLEKMKVLRELGFFKEEHVDKTLEVIAPLMTYESPDFSIMQVVGRGTLDGEEKEIGYLLYDEEKEGFTSMARVTGFTAAIVARLVAEKGCIFGVIPPEILGMRIDTFTRITEELAERGIKIERWENAPPGDS; translated from the coding sequence ATGAAGGTTCTTGTTCTTGGTGCCGGAAACGTTGGAAAAGCTATAGCCTGGGATTTAAGGGACGAGTTCGACGTTCACGTTGGGGACGTCAGTGAGAAGAGGTTGAGGGCAGTCTCGGACTTTGCCACCCCGGTTCAGGTGAATGCATCGGACTTCAACGGGCTCGTGGAGACTATGAAAAACTTCGAGCTAGTGGTGGGGGCACTCCCCGGCCGCTTCGGATACCAATCGGTTAGGGCCGCGATAAAGGCTGGCGTTGACATGGTGGATGTTTCCTTTATGCCGGAGAACCCGCTCGAACTTCGAGATGAAGCCGAGAAGGCCCAGGTGACGGTCATCTTTGATGCGGGCTTTGCCCCGGGACTGAGCCACATTCTGATGGGCAGGATATGGAACGAGATTGACGAGCTGAGAGAGGGCTACATCTACGTCGGTGGCCTTCCGAAGGAGCCGAGGCCGCCACTCTATTACAGAATTACATGGTCACCTAAAGATTTAATTGAGGAGTACACGAGGCCGGCGCGCGTGATAAGGGACGGTGAGGTTACCTCTGTTGACCCCTTCGAGGAAATCCGGGAGATAACCGTGGGAGACTTCGAGTTCGAGGCCTTCGTGAGCGATGGCCTGCGCTCTTTATTGGAGAGCGTTAGGGCGGAGAGGCTTGAGGAGTGGACGCTCCGCTGGCCGGGCCACCTGGAGAAGATGAAGGTTCTGAGGGAGCTCGGCTTCTTCAAGGAGGAACACGTCGATAAGACGCTCGAGGTCATAGCCCCGCTCATGACCTACGAGAGCCCGGACTTCTCGATAATGCAGGTGGTCGGAAGGGGAACGCTGGACGGAGAGGAGAAGGAGATAGGCTACCTCCTGTACGACGAGGAGAAAGAGGGCTTCACCTCGATGGCCCGCGTCACTGGGTTCACCGCGGCGATAGTGGCCAGACTCGTGGCCGAGAAGGGCTGCATCTTTGGGGTTATTCCCCCTGAGATACTTGGGATGAGGATAGACACCTTCACGCGCATAACCGAGGAGCTCGCCGAAAGGGGAATAAAGATTGAGAGGTGGGAGAATGCTCCACCTGGTGATAGCTGA
- a CDS encoding metallophosphoesterase → MQIKLPLFRKKVLELLSSTDETKVMHISDTPESAYRFIGGLLERTHPEYVIHTGDLVDNIKLERRPDMKPLYIGAVRKLARVLKNPGMELYVVPGNEDEPEVVREFFGESVVEPGTIVEIEGMRFALGHTWREVAGLDADFRLYGHNFKLIDRGLNGVLGVNFVLLPSGKTYRVKYPGGTDFDRGYKMWRGI, encoded by the coding sequence ATGCAGATAAAACTCCCGCTCTTCCGGAAAAAAGTCCTAGAGCTACTGTCATCCACCGACGAAACGAAGGTCATGCACATCAGCGACACCCCAGAGAGCGCCTACCGCTTCATCGGGGGACTCCTCGAGAGGACTCATCCCGAGTACGTTATCCACACTGGCGACCTCGTGGACAACATAAAACTTGAGCGGAGACCCGACATGAAGCCGCTCTACATTGGGGCGGTGAGAAAGCTGGCCCGCGTCCTCAAGAACCCCGGGATGGAACTCTACGTGGTCCCCGGCAACGAGGATGAGCCTGAGGTAGTCCGGGAGTTCTTCGGGGAAAGCGTCGTCGAGCCCGGAACCATCGTTGAGATAGAAGGCATGAGGTTCGCCCTCGGCCACACGTGGAGGGAGGTGGCCGGCCTGGACGCCGATTTCAGACTTTACGGCCACAACTTTAAGCTGATAGACCGGGGGCTGAACGGCGTTCTCGGCGTTAACTTTGTCCTTCTGCCGAGCGGGAAGACCTACCGGGTGAAGTATCCCGGCGGGACGGATTTCGACAGGGGATATAAGATGTGGAGGGGTATATGA
- a CDS encoding NOL1/NOP2/sun family putative RNA methylase gives MLEKLFSLGYSKTFAERYYALWGKRALSIAEAMEKPLPRCFRVNTLRIEVPKLTKLLNKKGFQFRKIPWAREGFCLTKEPFSITSTPEYLSGLLYIQEASSMYPPVALEPKPGEVVADMAAAPGGKTSYLAQLMENEGIVYAFDVGEDRLKETRLNLSRLGVTNTVLIHKSSLHIDELGVEFDRILLDAPCTGSGTIHKNPERKVNRTMEDVKFCQGLQMKLIEKALEVLKKGGTLVYSTCSLEPEENEFVIQWVLDNFDVELLPLRYGEPALTMPFGIELSEEIKKARRFYPDRHGTSGFFVAKIKKL, from the coding sequence ATGCTGGAAAAGTTGTTTTCCCTCGGCTACTCGAAGACCTTCGCGGAGAGGTATTATGCCCTCTGGGGCAAGAGGGCATTAAGCATAGCTGAGGCGATGGAAAAGCCTCTGCCGAGGTGCTTCCGCGTAAACACGCTCAGGATAGAGGTTCCAAAGCTCACAAAACTCCTCAACAAGAAGGGCTTTCAGTTCAGGAAGATTCCCTGGGCGAGGGAAGGCTTCTGCCTCACAAAGGAACCTTTCTCGATAACCTCAACGCCCGAGTACCTCAGCGGTCTCCTTTACATTCAGGAGGCCAGCTCGATGTATCCGCCGGTGGCACTTGAGCCCAAGCCGGGAGAAGTCGTTGCTGACATGGCGGCGGCACCGGGAGGTAAAACTTCTTACCTCGCCCAGCTGATGGAGAACGAGGGCATCGTTTACGCCTTCGACGTTGGCGAAGATAGGCTGAAGGAGACGAGGCTGAACCTCTCAAGGCTCGGCGTTACCAACACAGTACTCATCCACAAATCTTCGCTCCACATAGATGAACTCGGCGTCGAGTTCGACAGGATACTCCTCGACGCCCCGTGTACAGGGTCTGGAACGATTCACAAGAACCCCGAGAGGAAGGTCAACAGGACGATGGAAGACGTCAAGTTCTGCCAGGGTCTGCAGATGAAGCTCATCGAGAAGGCCCTCGAAGTCCTCAAGAAGGGAGGAACCCTCGTCTACTCCACCTGCTCCCTTGAGCCCGAGGAAAACGAGTTCGTGATCCAGTGGGTTCTTGATAACTTCGACGTTGAACTGCTCCCGCTTCGCTACGGCGAGCCGGCTCTAACGATGCCCTTTGGAATCGAGCTGAGTGAGGAGATAAAAAAGGCCAGACGCTTCTACCCCGACAGGCACGGGACGAGCGGCTTCTTCGTGGCAAAGATCAAAAAGCTTTGA
- a CDS encoding PH domain-containing protein, with translation MALSDHLLPGEDIRFQSKSLVEYGGSRYQVIVTNKRIILYAQRGLVFKSDDVVTFKLEDVQGIKYKEQGIIGKKGIVEIHAKTKAILTGPVSEMKSLYQQLLGFL, from the coding sequence GTGGCCCTTTCAGACCATCTATTGCCTGGAGAAGATATAAGGTTCCAAAGCAAAAGCCTTGTGGAGTACGGCGGGAGCAGGTACCAAGTCATTGTAACTAACAAGAGGATAATACTCTACGCCCAGAGGGGCTTGGTATTCAAAAGTGATGACGTGGTGACGTTTAAACTCGAAGATGTTCAGGGAATCAAATACAAGGAGCAGGGAATAATCGGGAAAAAGGGAATCGTTGAAATACATGCCAAGACCAAGGCCATCCTTACAGGGCCTGTTTCTGAAATGAAAAGTCTTTACCAGCAGCTCTTAGGATTCTTGTGA
- a CDS encoding ATP-binding protein produces MAVKIVKLVRHNSWWKGADWEREDPNLSRVKEVIPRKEIVIKEGSVTLLRGIRRAGKSFYIKTMIKRLISEGVAPRRVVYIPCDRFRRREVKGFIDELRVRQGELYVFLDEITYLDGWRLLLKELGEDGVTTVATGSNPVELKREAELLPGRGIEGNEYYFNPLNFREFARFMNPELPDVSFPYNEPAVDNVFPWYEELEGLFYAYILTGGFPEAVLDYKSSGTVGEERYEEIIRLVLGEIAKSGKNEEIARELLEAIFRLKGNRIDYVTLAGEVGVSHPTVREYLSTLESARVIYTLEAWDIAKKRHAHRKEKKIVFQSPLIATALAVYLGENPLEFVEGNVEWLVENIVASHVIWHIEEPILREKHSFAGFYYDRNKECDLVVREGGKFFGIEVKYGKVKRKRYPFPTLYVSKDELGKDTVPVSLYLLGLKKSGRSM; encoded by the coding sequence ATGGCGGTTAAGATAGTCAAACTCGTCAGGCACAACTCCTGGTGGAAGGGCGCAGACTGGGAGAGGGAAGACCCAAACCTCTCACGTGTGAAAGAGGTAATCCCCAGAAAGGAAATCGTGATAAAGGAAGGTTCCGTAACGCTCCTCAGAGGAATTCGCCGTGCCGGCAAGAGCTTTTACATTAAGACCATGATAAAAAGGCTGATTTCAGAGGGTGTAGCTCCCAGGAGGGTCGTTTATATACCCTGCGACAGGTTCAGGAGGAGAGAAGTCAAGGGCTTCATAGACGAGCTGAGGGTAAGACAGGGGGAGCTTTACGTCTTCCTCGACGAGATAACGTACCTCGACGGCTGGCGTCTCCTCCTCAAGGAACTCGGTGAAGATGGCGTAACCACTGTTGCCACCGGTTCAAATCCGGTCGAGCTGAAGAGGGAGGCGGAACTTTTGCCCGGAAGGGGCATTGAGGGGAACGAGTACTACTTCAACCCTCTCAATTTCAGGGAATTCGCGAGGTTTATGAACCCCGAACTGCCGGACGTGTCTTTTCCCTACAACGAACCAGCCGTTGATAACGTTTTCCCCTGGTACGAGGAGCTTGAGGGGCTGTTCTACGCGTACATTCTTACCGGGGGTTTTCCGGAGGCAGTTTTAGACTACAAAAGCTCTGGAACCGTCGGGGAAGAGCGATACGAGGAGATAATAAGGCTGGTTCTCGGCGAAATTGCCAAATCCGGAAAGAATGAAGAGATTGCGAGGGAACTCCTGGAGGCGATTTTCAGGCTGAAGGGCAACCGTATTGATTACGTAACCCTCGCTGGAGAAGTCGGAGTTTCCCACCCGACCGTTAGGGAGTATCTCTCGACCCTTGAGAGCGCGAGGGTTATTTACACCCTTGAGGCCTGGGACATAGCCAAAAAGAGGCACGCTCACCGGAAGGAGAAAAAGATAGTCTTCCAGAGCCCCCTCATAGCGACGGCACTGGCGGTTTATCTCGGTGAAAACCCCCTTGAGTTCGTTGAGGGAAACGTTGAATGGCTTGTCGAGAACATCGTTGCCTCTCATGTCATCTGGCACATCGAGGAGCCAATACTCCGGGAAAAGCACTCCTTCGCCGGATTTTACTATGACAGGAACAAGGAATGCGACCTCGTTGTGCGGGAGGGGGGAAAGTTCTTCGGAATCGAGGTGAAATATGGAAAGGTGAAAAGAAAACGCTACCCGTTCCCGACCCTTTACGTCTCGAAGGATGAGCTTGGTAAAGACACCGTTCCCGTCTCGCTGTACCTCCTTGGCCTGAAGAAGAGCGGGAGGTCGATGTAA
- a CDS encoding ATP-binding protein: MREDLAKVLVEWQETWTPELVERDFDVSLIPDKPKKVVTFAGCRRSGKTYLMFQLINELSKKAPREEIFYINFEDERLEKRTETLTELIPTIEELYGKKDRLYLFLDEIQNIPGWDSWVRRVHDSRRDVRLFLSGSSSKLSSREIPTSLRGRALTFEVFPLSFREFLRFKGFEIPERLDFSPKKPVLLNLLREYLLYGGFPEVVLTSDVRVKGLIVRDYFNTVIALDVVERYSIRNPEELRTFIRLLLNSEYVSLSKTAKTMRSMGYSISKSTLASYLRYLEECYFAFPLEVYSPKVRLRMQHPRKIYFVDTSFLTFLSVKFSENMGRLMENAVFIELLRRRKEVNYALGKNWEVDFVLPEEETLIQVSYDISGEETFKREVNALRKASREFGFKNALLITWDVAGRVNGKDTTIEMIPLWRFLMGFT, translated from the coding sequence ATGAGGGAGGATTTGGCCAAGGTTTTGGTGGAGTGGCAGGAAACCTGGACGCCTGAGCTCGTCGAGAGGGACTTTGATGTCTCCCTGATACCGGATAAACCGAAAAAGGTTGTAACCTTTGCCGGCTGTCGGAGGTCAGGCAAAACGTACCTGATGTTCCAGCTCATCAACGAGCTGTCAAAAAAAGCTCCGAGGGAGGAAATATTCTACATCAACTTTGAAGATGAAAGGCTCGAAAAGAGAACCGAAACTCTAACGGAGCTCATACCAACGATAGAGGAGCTCTACGGGAAAAAGGACAGGCTGTACCTCTTTCTGGACGAGATACAGAACATTCCGGGCTGGGACTCGTGGGTGAGGAGAGTCCATGATTCGAGGAGAGACGTGAGGCTTTTCTTAAGCGGCTCATCCTCAAAGCTCTCCAGCAGAGAAATCCCCACCTCACTCAGGGGCAGGGCTCTGACGTTCGAGGTTTTTCCCCTGAGCTTCCGGGAGTTCCTGAGGTTCAAGGGTTTTGAAATACCTGAGAGGTTGGACTTCAGCCCAAAAAAACCCGTCTTGCTCAACCTGCTGAGGGAGTACCTCCTCTATGGAGGCTTTCCGGAGGTCGTTCTAACCAGCGACGTGAGGGTCAAGGGGTTAATCGTCCGGGACTACTTCAACACGGTAATAGCCCTCGATGTCGTGGAGAGGTACTCAATCAGAAATCCGGAAGAGCTCAGAACCTTCATCCGACTTCTCCTTAACTCCGAGTACGTGAGCCTGAGTAAAACCGCCAAAACAATGAGGAGCATGGGCTACTCAATATCCAAATCAACGCTCGCCAGCTACCTGAGGTACCTTGAGGAGTGCTACTTTGCATTTCCCCTTGAGGTGTATTCCCCCAAGGTGAGGCTCAGGATGCAGCACCCCAGAAAGATATACTTCGTTGATACGTCCTTTTTGACGTTTCTGAGCGTGAAGTTCAGCGAGAACATGGGGAGGCTTATGGAAAACGCCGTTTTCATCGAGCTCCTCCGGAGGAGAAAGGAAGTTAATTATGCCCTCGGGAAGAACTGGGAGGTTGATTTCGTCCTGCCTGAAGAGGAGACGCTGATCCAGGTGAGCTACGATATCAGCGGAGAAGAAACGTTTAAGCGTGAGGTGAACGCTCTCAGAAAAGCTTCGAGAGAATTCGGCTTTAAAAACGCCCTGCTGATTACATGGGACGTGGCGGGCAGGGTAAACGGAAAGGACACCACCATAGAGATGATCCCCCTGTGGAGGTTTTTGATGGGTTTCACCTGA
- a CDS encoding ATP-binding protein, with translation MILVSKFIDRESELEFLRERYHSERPELIILYGRMRIGKTYLLQKFLSEVDGVYLLAEESETILDDFSERLAEYFKDPFLRENPLQNWRAFFTYLAGKSSERLVVVIDEVQYIAKAQRDFLSVLQKYWDMHLSNTKIMLVLCGSLVSFMEGVLSAKSPIYGRRTGAWKVEEMDFFNVRKFHPLSTEEAVHVCSVFGGVPQYWADYNPELDFWDNLRVLLLSKGAKYYDEPKYLLKQELRDVSRYFSILRAIALGYNRFGQIADRAKVDLNSLGKYLNVLKEMGYISEEKPVVGRGRGIYKITDRLFNFWFRFVYPRKSEIEMGFDVVGDIKPKFNEYLGFVFEEIARQFLVELNRTGKIPFRFTRIGRWWHKGEEIDIVVLNEREKKVLFVEVKWKELKEREAREILKDLERKAGLVGLEDWEKGYGLVAKEVEGKEELRDEYLVWDLRDFERLI, from the coding sequence ATGATACTCGTGAGTAAGTTTATTGACCGGGAGTCAGAGCTTGAGTTCCTGCGTGAAAGATACCACTCTGAAAGGCCCGAGCTGATAATCCTCTACGGACGGATGAGGATAGGTAAGACGTACCTCCTTCAGAAGTTCCTTTCCGAAGTTGATGGGGTCTATCTGCTCGCCGAGGAGAGCGAGACCATCCTCGACGACTTCTCCGAAAGGCTCGCCGAGTATTTCAAAGACCCGTTCCTCAGGGAGAATCCACTTCAGAACTGGAGGGCTTTCTTCACTTATCTCGCGGGAAAAAGCTCTGAAAGGCTCGTCGTGGTGATAGATGAGGTTCAATATATAGCGAAAGCCCAAAGGGACTTTCTCAGCGTCCTTCAAAAGTACTGGGATATGCATCTCTCTAATACAAAGATAATGCTGGTCCTCTGCGGTTCGCTGGTTTCGTTCATGGAGGGCGTTCTTTCAGCAAAGTCACCGATATACGGAAGAAGAACCGGAGCGTGGAAAGTTGAGGAAATGGACTTTTTCAACGTAAGGAAGTTCCACCCCCTAAGCACCGAGGAGGCCGTCCACGTCTGTTCCGTCTTTGGAGGAGTCCCACAGTACTGGGCTGATTACAATCCAGAGCTTGACTTCTGGGACAATCTAAGAGTTCTTCTGCTGTCGAAGGGTGCGAAATACTATGATGAGCCAAAATACCTTCTTAAACAGGAGCTGAGGGATGTTTCGAGGTACTTCTCCATACTGAGGGCGATAGCACTCGGCTACAACCGCTTCGGCCAGATAGCCGACAGAGCTAAGGTTGACCTTAACTCGCTCGGCAAGTACCTCAACGTCCTTAAGGAGATGGGATACATAAGCGAGGAAAAGCCCGTCGTGGGACGGGGAAGGGGCATCTACAAAATAACCGACAGGCTCTTCAACTTCTGGTTCCGCTTCGTCTATCCGAGGAAAAGCGAGATCGAGATGGGCTTTGATGTTGTTGGAGACATCAAGCCCAAGTTTAATGAATACCTTGGCTTCGTTTTCGAGGAAATAGCGAGGCAGTTCTTAGTTGAGCTCAACAGGACTGGAAAGATTCCCTTCAGGTTCACAAGAATTGGAAGGTGGTGGCATAAAGGGGAGGAGATTGACATTGTGGTGCTGAATGAGAGGGAGAAAAAAGTTCTCTTCGTGGAAGTGAAGTGGAAAGAGCTGAAAGAGAGGGAAGCACGGGAAATCTTGAAGGATCTGGAGCGGAAGGCCGGGCTTGTCGGTCTCGAGGACTGGGAGAAGGGCTACGGTCTCGTGGCGAAGGAGGTTGAAGGAAAGGAAGAGCTAAGGGACGAATACTTGGTCTGGGATTTGAGGGATTTCGAAAGGCTTATTTGA